From a single Apostichopus japonicus isolate 1M-3 chromosome 12, ASM3797524v1, whole genome shotgun sequence genomic region:
- the LOC139976955 gene encoding thyroid hormone receptor beta-like → MAKSHQKNKMAADTSCLDDTPICVVCGDKANGMHYRAMTCEGCKTFFRRNARNHLNLKCEMGSQKRCDMDLYTRRHCAACRMKKCFDMGMQIERLWDKDRLKTRKPITKKAAAEAALFKSENKAPTVTPNKQKRSKPDLADMVKNAYLLAATQPLSAQTEVAGTNPSSSQGESQPSTSSSSSTSSSSSSSSSSLPSSSTSAGPSTSLPQTVPQSSEQMGYMHSKVGQHIAENLKSIELPNGFGEISQSLVIRALDVLLGLLKHLINFAKNLPAFLSLATEDQATLIKASFLEYVIISSASLYNPETETFESELWPEENWDFEKVSSVGFKRIYSSVIDVAVKVSKLKPSRAELTLLYAISIFTPERKDLCNSEDVEKMQQDLLQALRHSIEKRTDNSVGHFAKMIMLLTDVKNITDVFLEDVLSMQLQGAVLSPIMMEMFLE, encoded by the exons ATGGCCAAGTCTCATCAGAAGAATAAGATGGCTGCGGACACTTCGTGCCTTGATGATACGCCTATATGTGTGGTCTGTGGGGATAAGGCCAACGGCATGCACTACAGAGCCATGACGTGTGAGGGATGCAAGACGTTCTTCAGGAGAAACGCTCGCAATCACCTGAATCTTAAGTGTGAGATGGGCAGTCAGAAACGTTGCGATATGGACCTCTACACCAGAAGACACTGCGCTGCCTGTAGGATGAAGAAGTGCTTTGACATGGGCATGCAGATAGAGA gactTTGGGATAAAGACAGATTAAAAACGAGAAAGCCAATCACAAAGAAGGCAGCCGCTGAGGCTGCTCTCTTCAAATCTGAGAATAAAGCTCCGACGGTGACTCCCAACAAGCAGAAAAGAAGTAAACCTGACCTAGCAGACATGGTGAAGAATGCATACTTATTAGCAGCTACTCAACCCTTGTCAGCTCAAACA GAAGTAGCTGGCACAAACCCATCTTCGTCTCAGGGAGAATCTCAACCGTCaacatcatcgtcgtcgtcaacatcatcgtcgtcgtcgtcatcatcatcatcattaccatcatcatcaacatcagcTGGGCCTTCTACATCATTACCTCAGACTGTACCGCAATCGTCAGAACAGATGGGTTACATGCATTCAAAAGTTGGACAGCACATAGCAGAGAACCTGAAATCCATTGAATTGCCAAATGGATTCGGAGAAATATCGCAGAGTCTAGTCATCAGAGCCCTGGACGTTTTGTTGGGGCTTTTGAAACACTTGATAAACTTTGCCAAGAACCTGCCAGCATTTCTGTCTCTGGCCACGGAAGACCAAGCTACTCTGATCAAAGCTTCATTCTTAGAGTACGTCATCATCAGCTCGGCTAGCCTCTACAATCCTGaaacagaaacatttgaaaGTGAACTCTGGCCAGAGGAAAACTgggactttgaaaaagttagtTCGGTCGGTTTCAAGAGAATTTACAGCTCGGTGATCGACGTTGCCGTTAAAGTATCAAAACTGAAGCCGAGCAGAGCTGAACTGACACTGCTCTATGCTATATCTATCTTCACACCAG AGCGTAAAGATCTGTGCAATTCAGAGGATGTAGAGAAAATGCAACAAGATCTGCTCCAAGCCCTCAGACATTCCATCGAGAAGAGAACAGATAACAGTGTCGGACACTTTGCCAAG ATGATTATGTTACTTACGGATGTTAAGAACATTACTGATGTCTTCTTGGAAGATGTGCTCAGTATGCAGCTACAAGGTGCAGTCCTCAGTCCCATCATGATGGAGATGTTCTTAGAGTAA